A single region of the Zootoca vivipara chromosome 2, rZooViv1.1, whole genome shotgun sequence genome encodes:
- the NR4A1 gene encoding nuclear receptor subfamily 4immunitygroup A member 1 isoform X3 — translation MPCIQTQYGSLLQSGGPCERYPADLLTPELGKPTMDLVNTEITAAATSLPSFSTFMDNYTGEFDAFLYQIPAPNPTAASFKLEDFQVYGCYPGSFSSQLDETMSSSGSDYYGSPCSVPSPSTPSYQTSQGPSWENSFGAYSPTHAYEGMRPWASAATEPPKSSSAQPSYFSFGPSAHSPGVPPQSPLKMQPPAHQHLVDGDVFSLPQPSSSVSFSPLPLSQASPVLDGSGLMDSSLSPSKGRSPGSNEGRCAVCGDNASCQHYGVRTCEGCKGFFKRTVQKNAKYICLANKDCPVDKRRRNRCQFCRFQKCLAVGMVKEVVRTDSLKGRRGRLPSKPKQTQDTSPVSLISSLVRAHIDSIPSATKLDYSKFQESVSYQFEKEDCVDVQQFYDLLTGSMDVIRKWAEKIQGFLELPKEDQDLLLESAFLELFILRLAYRSKPEEGKLIFCNGVVLHRMQCVRGFGEWIDSIIEFSQSLHRMNIDVPSFSCLAALVIITDRHGLKEPKKVEDLQNRIVSCLKDHVTSTTNEQLHPNCLSKLLGKLPELRTLCTQGLQRIFYLKLEDLVPPPPIVDKIFMDTLPF, via the exons ATGCCCTGTATCCAAACCCAATATGGGAGCTTGCTTCAGAGCGGAGGCCCCTGTGAGCGCTACCCAGCGGACCTCTTGACCCCCGAGCTTGGCAAACCCACCATGGACCTGGTTAACACAGAGATCACTGCCGCCGCCACCTCTCTGCCCAGCTTCAGCACCTTCATGGACAATTACACCGGCGAATTTGACGCTTTCCTCTACCAGATCCCAGCCCCCAACCCGACTGCCGCCTCCTTCAAGCTGGAGGATTTCCAAGTGTACGGCTGCTACCCCGGCTCCTTCAGCAGCCAGCTGGACGAGACTATGTCCTCGAGTGGCTCGGACTATTATGGCAGCCCCTGCTCCGTCCCATCCCCTTCCACGCCAAGCTACCAGACTTCGCAGGGGCCATCTTGGGAGAACTCCTTTGGGGCCTACTCCCCTACGCACGCCTACGAGGGCATGAGGCCTTGGGCGTCGGCGGCAACGGAGCCTCCGAAAAGTAGTTCCGCCCAGCCGTCCTACTTCTCTTTCGGCCCCTCAGCTCACAGCCCCGGGGTCCCCCCGCAGAGCCCGCTGAAGATGCAGCCGCCCGCCCACCAGCACTTAGTGGACGGAGACGTCTTCTCCCTCCCACAACCCTCCTCGTCGGTGAGCTTTTCCCCTTTGCCGCTCAGCCAGGCCTCGCCGGTCCTGGACGGCTCCGGCTTAATGGACAGTTCGCTCTCGCCAAGCAAGGGGCGCAGCCCGGGGTCCAACGAGGGGCGCTGTGCCGTGTGCGGAGACAACGCCTCGTGCCAACACTATGGTGTCCGGACCTGTGAAGGCTGCAAGGGGTTTTTCAAG CGCACTGTACAGAAGAACGCCAAATACATCTGCTTAGCCAATAAAGACTGCCCTGTGGACAAACGGAGGAGAAACCGGTGCCAGTTTTGTCGTTTCCAGAAGTGCCTTGCTGTGGGAATGGTCAAAGAAG tGGTGCGGACGGACAGCTTGAAAGGCCGGCGTGGTCGTCTGCCCTCCAAACCCAAGCAAACTCAAGACACTTCTCCAGTCAGCCTCATCTCCTCTCTTGTGAGAGCACACATAGATTCCATACCCAGCGCAACAAAGCTTGATTATTCCAAG TTCCAGGAATCTGTCTCCTACCAGTTTGAGAAGGAGGACTGTGTGGATGTGCAGCAGTTCTACGACCTGTTGACAGGCTCGATGGACGTCATCCGGAAATGGGCAGAGAAGATCCAGGGCTTCCTAGAGCTTCCGAAAGAGGATCAAGACCTGCTTTTGGAATCTGCTTTTTTGGAGCTCTTCATTCTCCGGCTAGCGTACAG gtccaAGCCAGAAGAAGGCAAGCTGATATTCTGCAACGGGGTGGTATTGCATCGGATGCAGTGTGTCCGAGGCTTTGGAGAGTGGATCGACTCCATCATTGAGTTCTCCCAGAGCCTCCACCGCATGAACATCGATgtgccctccttctcctgccttgCAGCGCTTGTCATCATCACAG ACCGCCATGGGTTAAAAGAGCCAAAGAAGGTTGAAGACCTCCAGAACCGCATTGTCAGCTGCCTTAAAGACCACGTGACTTCCACCACCAACGAGCAGCTCCACCCAAACTGCCTCTCGAAGCTACTGGGCAAGCTCCCCGAACTCCGCACCCTTTGCACTCAAGGGCTCCAGCGCATCTTCTACCTGAAGCTCGAGGACCTGGTCCCCCCGCCACCCATTGTGGACAAAATATTCATGGACACGCTGCCTTTCTGA
- the NR4A1 gene encoding nuclear receptor subfamily 4immunitygroup A member 1 isoform X1: MTLSLSFSRLPGLGKGSIFSRGQLVLFLDQTIPRRASMEPRVRHPRRHSNPSPRSAGAGTFRPFLPCMVKAAAGRVRQRIPPPSLPTPPPVRHRELKRISWPRAGEPQWLTRRLDGVQLALSRIRALSHLWAGAARPRTRRKGIAAAATRCKFDFFWGGRGRRLPHHKKEPILKRKEKSGRNCSKTISELTWMPCIQTQYGSLLQSGGPCERYPADLLTPELGKPTMDLVNTEITAAATSLPSFSTFMDNYTGEFDAFLYQIPAPNPTAASFKLEDFQVYGCYPGSFSSQLDETMSSSGSDYYGSPCSVPSPSTPSYQTSQGPSWENSFGAYSPTHAYEGMRPWASAATEPPKSSSAQPSYFSFGPSAHSPGVPPQSPLKMQPPAHQHLVDGDVFSLPQPSSSVSFSPLPLSQASPVLDGSGLMDSSLSPSKGRSPGSNEGRCAVCGDNASCQHYGVRTCEGCKGFFKRTVQKNAKYICLANKDCPVDKRRRNRCQFCRFQKCLAVGMVKEVVRTDSLKGRRGRLPSKPKQTQDTSPVSLISSLVRAHIDSIPSATKLDYSKFQESVSYQFEKEDCVDVQQFYDLLTGSMDVIRKWAEKIQGFLELPKEDQDLLLESAFLELFILRLAYR; the protein is encoded by the exons AtgacactttctctctctttctctcgtcTCCCCGGCTTAGGGAAAGGCTCTATTTTTAGCCGGGGGCAGCTCGTTCTATTTTTAGATCAAACAATTCCAAGGCGTGCGTCAATGGAACCCCGCGTGCGTCACCCGCGCAGACATTCCAACCCCTCCCCTCGCTCCGCGGGCGCCGGAACATTCCGCCCCTTTTTGCCTTGTATGGTGAAGGCTGCAGCCGGGCGCGTGCGTCAGAGgatcccccctccttccctgcccacccctccgCCTGTGCGTCACAGAGAGCTTAAGAGAATCTCCTGGCCACGGGCTGGTGAGCCCCAGTGGCTTACTCGGCGTCTAGACGGCGTGCAACTCGCTCTCTCTCGCATTCGCGCTCTCTCGCATCTCTGGGCTGGAGCAGCGCGGCCGCGGACGAGGAGGAAGGGaatcgctgccgccgccactcgATGCAAGtttgactttttttggggggggagggggagaaggctcccccaccacaaaaaagaacccattttgaaaagaaaagaaaaaagtggaaGGAACTGCAGCAAAACGATCTCTGAGCTGACTTGG ATGCCCTGTATCCAAACCCAATATGGGAGCTTGCTTCAGAGCGGAGGCCCCTGTGAGCGCTACCCAGCGGACCTCTTGACCCCCGAGCTTGGCAAACCCACCATGGACCTGGTTAACACAGAGATCACTGCCGCCGCCACCTCTCTGCCCAGCTTCAGCACCTTCATGGACAATTACACCGGCGAATTTGACGCTTTCCTCTACCAGATCCCAGCCCCCAACCCGACTGCCGCCTCCTTCAAGCTGGAGGATTTCCAAGTGTACGGCTGCTACCCCGGCTCCTTCAGCAGCCAGCTGGACGAGACTATGTCCTCGAGTGGCTCGGACTATTATGGCAGCCCCTGCTCCGTCCCATCCCCTTCCACGCCAAGCTACCAGACTTCGCAGGGGCCATCTTGGGAGAACTCCTTTGGGGCCTACTCCCCTACGCACGCCTACGAGGGCATGAGGCCTTGGGCGTCGGCGGCAACGGAGCCTCCGAAAAGTAGTTCCGCCCAGCCGTCCTACTTCTCTTTCGGCCCCTCAGCTCACAGCCCCGGGGTCCCCCCGCAGAGCCCGCTGAAGATGCAGCCGCCCGCCCACCAGCACTTAGTGGACGGAGACGTCTTCTCCCTCCCACAACCCTCCTCGTCGGTGAGCTTTTCCCCTTTGCCGCTCAGCCAGGCCTCGCCGGTCCTGGACGGCTCCGGCTTAATGGACAGTTCGCTCTCGCCAAGCAAGGGGCGCAGCCCGGGGTCCAACGAGGGGCGCTGTGCCGTGTGCGGAGACAACGCCTCGTGCCAACACTATGGTGTCCGGACCTGTGAAGGCTGCAAGGGGTTTTTCAAG CGCACTGTACAGAAGAACGCCAAATACATCTGCTTAGCCAATAAAGACTGCCCTGTGGACAAACGGAGGAGAAACCGGTGCCAGTTTTGTCGTTTCCAGAAGTGCCTTGCTGTGGGAATGGTCAAAGAAG tGGTGCGGACGGACAGCTTGAAAGGCCGGCGTGGTCGTCTGCCCTCCAAACCCAAGCAAACTCAAGACACTTCTCCAGTCAGCCTCATCTCCTCTCTTGTGAGAGCACACATAGATTCCATACCCAGCGCAACAAAGCTTGATTATTCCAAG TTCCAGGAATCTGTCTCCTACCAGTTTGAGAAGGAGGACTGTGTGGATGTGCAGCAGTTCTACGACCTGTTGACAGGCTCGATGGACGTCATCCGGAAATGGGCAGAGAAGATCCAGGGCTTCCTAGAGCTTCCGAAAGAGGATCAAGACCTGCTTTTGGAATCTGCTTTTTTGGAGCTCTTCATTCTCCGGCTAGCGTACAGGTAA
- the NR4A1 gene encoding nuclear receptor subfamily 4immunitygroup A member 1 isoform X2, which yields MEDRQRQPEMPCIQTQYGSLLQSGGPCERYPADLLTPELGKPTMDLVNTEITAAATSLPSFSTFMDNYTGEFDAFLYQIPAPNPTAASFKLEDFQVYGCYPGSFSSQLDETMSSSGSDYYGSPCSVPSPSTPSYQTSQGPSWENSFGAYSPTHAYEGMRPWASAATEPPKSSSAQPSYFSFGPSAHSPGVPPQSPLKMQPPAHQHLVDGDVFSLPQPSSSVSFSPLPLSQASPVLDGSGLMDSSLSPSKGRSPGSNEGRCAVCGDNASCQHYGVRTCEGCKGFFKRTVQKNAKYICLANKDCPVDKRRRNRCQFCRFQKCLAVGMVKEVVRTDSLKGRRGRLPSKPKQTQDTSPVSLISSLVRAHIDSIPSATKLDYSKFQESVSYQFEKEDCVDVQQFYDLLTGSMDVIRKWAEKIQGFLELPKEDQDLLLESAFLELFILRLAYRSKPEEGKLIFCNGVVLHRMQCVRGFGEWIDSIIEFSQSLHRMNIDVPSFSCLAALVIITDRHGLKEPKKVEDLQNRIVSCLKDHVTSTTNEQLHPNCLSKLLGKLPELRTLCTQGLQRIFYLKLEDLVPPPPIVDKIFMDTLPF from the exons AGATGCCCTGTATCCAAACCCAATATGGGAGCTTGCTTCAGAGCGGAGGCCCCTGTGAGCGCTACCCAGCGGACCTCTTGACCCCCGAGCTTGGCAAACCCACCATGGACCTGGTTAACACAGAGATCACTGCCGCCGCCACCTCTCTGCCCAGCTTCAGCACCTTCATGGACAATTACACCGGCGAATTTGACGCTTTCCTCTACCAGATCCCAGCCCCCAACCCGACTGCCGCCTCCTTCAAGCTGGAGGATTTCCAAGTGTACGGCTGCTACCCCGGCTCCTTCAGCAGCCAGCTGGACGAGACTATGTCCTCGAGTGGCTCGGACTATTATGGCAGCCCCTGCTCCGTCCCATCCCCTTCCACGCCAAGCTACCAGACTTCGCAGGGGCCATCTTGGGAGAACTCCTTTGGGGCCTACTCCCCTACGCACGCCTACGAGGGCATGAGGCCTTGGGCGTCGGCGGCAACGGAGCCTCCGAAAAGTAGTTCCGCCCAGCCGTCCTACTTCTCTTTCGGCCCCTCAGCTCACAGCCCCGGGGTCCCCCCGCAGAGCCCGCTGAAGATGCAGCCGCCCGCCCACCAGCACTTAGTGGACGGAGACGTCTTCTCCCTCCCACAACCCTCCTCGTCGGTGAGCTTTTCCCCTTTGCCGCTCAGCCAGGCCTCGCCGGTCCTGGACGGCTCCGGCTTAATGGACAGTTCGCTCTCGCCAAGCAAGGGGCGCAGCCCGGGGTCCAACGAGGGGCGCTGTGCCGTGTGCGGAGACAACGCCTCGTGCCAACACTATGGTGTCCGGACCTGTGAAGGCTGCAAGGGGTTTTTCAAG CGCACTGTACAGAAGAACGCCAAATACATCTGCTTAGCCAATAAAGACTGCCCTGTGGACAAACGGAGGAGAAACCGGTGCCAGTTTTGTCGTTTCCAGAAGTGCCTTGCTGTGGGAATGGTCAAAGAAG tGGTGCGGACGGACAGCTTGAAAGGCCGGCGTGGTCGTCTGCCCTCCAAACCCAAGCAAACTCAAGACACTTCTCCAGTCAGCCTCATCTCCTCTCTTGTGAGAGCACACATAGATTCCATACCCAGCGCAACAAAGCTTGATTATTCCAAG TTCCAGGAATCTGTCTCCTACCAGTTTGAGAAGGAGGACTGTGTGGATGTGCAGCAGTTCTACGACCTGTTGACAGGCTCGATGGACGTCATCCGGAAATGGGCAGAGAAGATCCAGGGCTTCCTAGAGCTTCCGAAAGAGGATCAAGACCTGCTTTTGGAATCTGCTTTTTTGGAGCTCTTCATTCTCCGGCTAGCGTACAG gtccaAGCCAGAAGAAGGCAAGCTGATATTCTGCAACGGGGTGGTATTGCATCGGATGCAGTGTGTCCGAGGCTTTGGAGAGTGGATCGACTCCATCATTGAGTTCTCCCAGAGCCTCCACCGCATGAACATCGATgtgccctccttctcctgccttgCAGCGCTTGTCATCATCACAG ACCGCCATGGGTTAAAAGAGCCAAAGAAGGTTGAAGACCTCCAGAACCGCATTGTCAGCTGCCTTAAAGACCACGTGACTTCCACCACCAACGAGCAGCTCCACCCAAACTGCCTCTCGAAGCTACTGGGCAAGCTCCCCGAACTCCGCACCCTTTGCACTCAAGGGCTCCAGCGCATCTTCTACCTGAAGCTCGAGGACCTGGTCCCCCCGCCACCCATTGTGGACAAAATATTCATGGACACGCTGCCTTTCTGA